In the Sarcophilus harrisii chromosome 1, mSarHar1.11, whole genome shotgun sequence genome, one interval contains:
- the LOC105749010 gene encoding zinc finger protein 260-like, giving the protein MGPGSLGPPLQEVLTFKDVAVDFTQEEWGLLDRSQKELYKEVMWENARNLLYLGLQVPREDIIFYFNQREASWMLDQEGLRSCPPEDAMGLEMKETAAHLSLSVVESQKQRFMNDGPCDLPWREICVTREIIDSGEKQGGIPFKERRALTKRQGIHTEEKTYACYQNGKVFRQMESLTAHQTNHTEQEPYESYQCGKGVTNNRSPTSQQAFHTGEKPYECKQCGKTFRQRASLTAHQATLTGKKPDECNQCGKAYRCKTNITVHQAIHTPEKPYECKQCRKTFSRKGNLLSHQKIHTREKTYECKQCGETFSRKGNLIRHQKIHTGEKPYKCKQCGKAFSCKGNLTVHQRNHIGEKPYECNQCGKAFRQKRSLTAHQRIHTGEKPYECNQCGKAFKQRASLTVHQRIHTGEKPDEGNQCGKAHRCKTNLTVHQRIHTGEKPYECKLCGKAFSHKGNLIIHEKIHTGEKPYECKQCRKAFSRKGNLIVHQRNHTGEKPYECNQCGKAFRHKKNLKAHQRIHTGEKPYECNQCGKAFRQIGALTVHQAIHSGKKPYECNQCGKTFSYKKNLTGHQRIHTGEKPYECNQCGKAFRQIGALTVHQAIHTGEKPYECNQCGKTFRQAGTLTVHQAIHSGEKPYECNQCGKAFRLRRSFTAHQTIHTGEKPYECKQCGKAFSQKGSLIIHQRIHTGEKPYECNQCGKAFRYKYNLTEHQRIHTEEKPYECNQCGKVFRYKTCLIVHQVIHTGEKPYECKQCGKAFSRKGNLIVHQRNHTGEKPYECNQCGKAFRHTKSLTAHQRIHTRVKS; this is encoded by the exons ATGGGCCCTGGGAGCCTCGGACCTCCTCTTCAG GAGGTGTTGACATTCAAGGATGTGGCTGTGGACTTCACCCAGGAGGAGTGGGGCCTCTTGGACCGTTCTCAGAAGGAGTTGTACAAGGAGGTCATGTGGGAGAATGCCAGGAATCTGCTCTATCTGG GACTTCAAGTTCCCAGAGAAgatatcatcttttattttaaccAAAGGGAAGCATCATGGATGCTGGACCAAGAAGGCCTGAGGAGCTGCCCTCCAG aagATGCAATGGGACTTGAAATGAAGGAAACTGCTGCACACCTAAGCCTTTCTGTGGTAGAAAGTCAGAAGCAAAGATTCATGAATGATGGTCCCTGTGACTTGCCTTGGAGAGAAATCTGTGTGACACGTGAGATCATTGACTCTGGAGAGAAGCAAGGTGGAATACCTTTTAAAGAAAGGAGAGCTCTTACTAAACGACAGGGAATCCACACTGAggagaaaacatatgcatgttaCCAAAATGGAAAGGTCTTTAGGCAAATGGAAAGCCTTACTGCCCATCAGACAAACCACACTGAACAGGAACCTTATGAATCTTATCAATGTGGAAAGGGTGTTACAAACAATAGATCACCTACTTCACAGCAGGCattccacactggagagaaaccttatgaatgtaagcaGTGTGGAAAGACCTTTAGGCAAAGGGCATCTCTTACTGCACATCAGGCAACCCTCACAGGAAAGAAACCtgatgaatgtaaccaatgtggaaaggcctaTAGATGTAAGACAAATATTACTGTACATCAGGCAATCCACACTccagagaaaccttatgaatgtaagcaGTGTAGAAAGACTTTTAGTCGTAAAGGAAATCTTCTCAGccatcagaaaatccacactcGAGAGAAAACTTATGAATGTAAGCAGTGTGGAGAGACTTTTAGTCGTAAAGGAAATCTTATCagacatcagaaaatccacactggagagaaaccttataaatgtaagcagtgtggaaaggcttttagttGTAAAGGAAATCTTACCGTACATCAGAGAAACCATattggagagaaaccttatgaatgtaaccaatgtggaaaggcctttagGCAAAAGAGGAGTCTTACTGctcatcagagaatccacactggagagaaaccatatgaatgtaaccagtgtggaaaggcctTTAAGCAAAGGGCatctcttactgtacatcagagaatccacacaggagagaaacctGATGAaggtaaccaatgtggaaaggcccATAGATGTAAGACAaatcttactgtacatcagagaatccacactggagagaaaccttatgaatgtaagctgtgtggaaaggcttttagtcATAAAGGAAATCTTATCATACATgagaaaatccacactggagagaaaccttatgaatgtaagcaGTGTAGAAAGGCTTTTAGTCGTAAAGGAAATCTTATCGTACATCAGAGAaaccatactggagagaaaccttatgaatgtaaccaatgtggaaaggcctttagacataagaaaaatcttaaggcacatcagagaatccacactggtgagaaaccttatgaatgtaaccaatgtggaaaggcctttagGCAAATAGGagctcttactgtacatcaggCAATCCACAGTGgaaagaaaccttatgaatgtaaccaatgtggaaagaccTTCAGTTATAAGAAAAATCTTActggacatcagagaatccacactggtgagaaaccttatgaatgtaaccaatgtggaaaggcctttagGCAAATAGGagctcttactgtacatcaggCAATCCACACTggtgagaaaccttatgaatgtaaccaatgtggaaagaccTTTAGGCAAGCAGGaactcttactgtacatcaggcaatccacagtggagagaaaccttatgaatgtaaccaatgtggaaaggcttttaggcTAAGGAGAAGTTTTACTGCACATCAGacaatccacactggagagaaaccttatgaatgtaagcagtgtggaaaggctttcagtcAAAAAGGAAGTCTTATcatacatcagagaatccacactggagagaaaccttatgaatgtaaccaatgtggaaaggcctttagATATAAGTACAATcttactgaacatcagagaatccacactgaagagaaaccttatgaatgtaaccaatgtggaaaagtCTTTAGATATAAGACTTGTCTTATTGTACATCAGgtaattcacactggagagaaaccttatgaatgtaagcaGTGTGGAAAGGCGTTTAGTCGTAAAGGAAATCTTATCGTACATCAGAGGaaccatactggagagaaaccttatgaatgtaatcagtgtggaaaagcCTTTAGACATACAAAAAGTCTTactgcacatcagagaatccacactagAGTGAAATCTTAG